From the genome of Pyxidicoccus trucidator, one region includes:
- a CDS encoding toll/interleukin-1 receptor domain-containing protein, with protein sequence MSIYELAILGAVSPQERAVLTGTIKKMVADFGLALGAEVVVHNADTLAGRDKRSAFAAAYFGGADQTDLEAASEVVRTSAPIIPTIGSGGDFSTHVPGFLHAVNGLRRRNNDPEMAELAAAMLECVGLLRRQRRVFVSYRRVESRAASLQLHDMLTAHGFDVFLDTHDIRPGDPFQDVLWHRLVDSDVMVMLDTPTYFDSRWTRQEIGRARAKEIQVLRVIWPEHKPSKLTDLAETIYLDSAELEGPDGPIIAATADTIVLGVERLRSRSIAARYMSITGKLRADVEKIGASVEGIGAHRAIAVRLLDDRKIWAYPVVGVPTAEVLNDVAEKAKRADQREVPVLVYDHIGIRDAWNAHLKWLDENIRAVRAIKVSEAGWSLAAWES encoded by the coding sequence GTGAGTATCTATGAACTAGCCATCTTGGGCGCAGTATCGCCGCAGGAGCGGGCGGTGCTCACGGGAACCATTAAGAAGATGGTGGCGGACTTTGGGCTCGCGCTCGGCGCGGAAGTGGTCGTCCACAACGCCGATACGCTTGCCGGACGAGACAAGCGCTCCGCCTTCGCGGCGGCTTACTTCGGTGGGGCCGACCAGACGGATTTGGAGGCAGCGAGTGAGGTGGTGCGTACGAGCGCTCCCATCATCCCGACAATCGGGAGCGGAGGCGATTTCAGTACTCACGTCCCGGGCTTCCTGCATGCCGTGAACGGGCTGCGCCGCCGGAATAACGATCCTGAGATGGCCGAGCTGGCGGCGGCGATGCTTGAGTGCGTCGGGCTCCTCCGGCGGCAACGTCGTGTGTTCGTGAGCTACCGACGCGTGGAGTCACGCGCTGCGTCGTTGCAATTGCACGATATGCTGACGGCCCACGGCTTCGACGTGTTCCTCGACACGCACGACATCCGGCCCGGCGATCCATTCCAGGATGTCCTCTGGCATCGGCTGGTCGATTCTGACGTCATGGTTATGCTGGACACGCCGACCTACTTCGACAGCCGCTGGACGCGCCAAGAGATTGGTCGCGCTCGCGCTAAGGAGATCCAAGTGCTTCGGGTGATCTGGCCCGAGCACAAGCCAAGCAAACTGACCGATCTTGCCGAAACGATCTACTTGGACAGCGCTGAACTCGAAGGGCCCGATGGTCCGATTATTGCCGCCACAGCGGATACGATCGTGCTTGGCGTGGAACGGTTGAGAAGCCGAAGCATCGCGGCTCGCTACATGTCTATTACGGGCAAGCTGCGCGCGGACGTCGAGAAGATCGGTGCCAGCGTCGAAGGGATTGGAGCTCACCGCGCCATTGCCGTGCGTCTGCTCGATGACCGGAAGATCTGGGCTTATCCCGTTGTAGGCGTGCCGACGGCCGAGGTCCTCAACGATGTCGCGGAGAAGGCGAAGCGGGCCGACCAACGGGAAGTTCCAGTGCTCGTCTACGACCACATCGGCATCCGCGACGCTTGGAACGCACATCTGAAGTGGCTGGATGAGAACATCCGGGCTGTTCGCGCCATTAAGGTCTCGGAGGCCGGATGGTCGCTTGCGGCTTGGGAGAGTTGA
- a CDS encoding IS630 family transposase yields the protein MPELDAQYAERMENVLELYQRPLCPTEPVICFDERPVQLLEWVRPASPACPGREARRDYAYFRCGTANLFCAVEPKAGWHFVKATPNRKSPAFAEALQDIANRYPDADTIHLVMDNLSTHSRRALEVRYGVRAGRRLWRRFTVHYTPVHGSWLNQAEVEISLLSRQCLGKRRIPTLDKLRRETGAWARWANRQRVRIRWLFTVPKARAKFRYCPPDFTRSKD from the coding sequence GTGCCCGAGCTGGACGCCCAGTACGCCGAGCGCATGGAGAACGTGCTGGAGCTGTACCAGCGGCCGCTCTGTCCTACTGAACCCGTCATCTGCTTCGATGAGAGACCAGTACAGCTGCTGGAGTGGGTACGTCCTGCCTCACCAGCATGTCCCGGGCGCGAGGCACGCCGGGACTACGCCTACTTTCGGTGCGGCACGGCCAACCTCTTCTGTGCCGTGGAGCCAAAGGCCGGCTGGCATTTCGTGAAGGCGACACCGAACAGGAAGAGTCCGGCGTTTGCCGAGGCTCTGCAGGACATTGCGAACAGGTACCCGGACGCGGACACCATCCACCTGGTGATGGACAACCTCAGCACCCACAGCCGCCGCGCTCTCGAGGTTCGGTATGGGGTGCGCGCAGGTCGGCGGCTCTGGCGCCGATTCACCGTGCATTACACGCCTGTGCACGGAAGCTGGCTCAACCAAGCGGAGGTGGAGATTTCCCTTCTCTCACGTCAGTGTCTGGGCAAGCGACGCATCCCCACTCTCGATAAGCTCCGCCGCGAAACGGGAGCATGGGCGAGGTGGGCTAATCGCCAGCGGGTCCGAATCCGCTGGCTCTTCACCGTGCCGAAGGCCCGAGCGAAGTTCCGCTACTGCCCACCAGACTTCACCCGGTCAAAGGACTAA
- a CDS encoding helix-turn-helix domain-containing protein codes for MRAHTRSRGLKLKQADRAALQALTHRGRESVRVLRRARMLQLLSEGWTVVGAAEAVGVTETTVRTVRRLYREAGLAAALRERPRPGAARRLTETQASEVVAMVCAPPPEGRARWTVRLIAHEAVRRGIVPEVGRETVRELLLRHDLMPWREKNVVRARAGRPVRRAHGERAGAVPAAALSY; via the coding sequence ATGAGGGCGCACACGCGAAGCCGAGGGTTGAAACTGAAGCAGGCGGACAGGGCAGCGCTGCAAGCGCTGACGCACCGGGGGCGGGAGTCGGTGCGGGTGTTGCGGCGAGCGCGGATGCTGCAACTGCTGTCTGAGGGGTGGACGGTGGTAGGCGCGGCCGAAGCGGTGGGCGTCACCGAAACCACGGTGCGCACCGTCCGGCGGCTCTACCGTGAGGCGGGGCTCGCCGCGGCTCTGCGTGAGAGGCCCAGGCCAGGTGCGGCACGACGCCTCACCGAGACGCAGGCCAGCGAGGTAGTGGCCATGGTGTGCGCACCGCCACCCGAGGGCCGCGCCCGCTGGACGGTGCGTCTCATTGCGCACGAGGCAGTGCGTCGGGGCATCGTGCCGGAGGTCGGCCGGGAAACCGTGCGCGAACTCCTCCTGCGCCATGACTTGATGCCGTGGCGAGAAAAAAATGTGGTGCGTGCCCGAGCTGGACGCCCAGTACGCCGAGCGCATGGAGAACGTGCTGGAGCTGTACCAGCGGCCGCTCTGTCCTACTGA
- a CDS encoding TIR domain-containing protein, with the protein MARKVFFSFHYDRDVRRVVQVRNSWVVRPEGEAQPFYDKAEFEEVKKRAGGIEKWIEEQLNGTSVTVVLFGAETYERPWVRHEIKRSYVLGKGLLAIDIHNVKDPQHGVDVQGKNPLDYLTINQNGRDVPLSTLYKTYDWVRDNGYANMLSWIEAAAKAAGR; encoded by the coding sequence ATGGCTCGAAAGGTCTTTTTCAGTTTCCACTACGACCGTGACGTGAGGCGCGTCGTGCAGGTTCGAAACTCGTGGGTCGTTCGTCCAGAAGGCGAGGCGCAGCCCTTCTACGACAAGGCTGAGTTCGAGGAGGTGAAGAAGCGCGCCGGCGGCATTGAGAAGTGGATCGAGGAGCAACTCAATGGGACGTCCGTAACGGTGGTTCTTTTCGGTGCGGAGACCTACGAACGTCCTTGGGTGCGGCACGAGATCAAGCGTAGCTACGTACTCGGTAAGGGACTGCTTGCGATTGACATCCACAACGTGAAGGATCCGCAGCATGGAGTGGACGTGCAGGGGAAGAACCCGCTCGACTACTTGACGATCAATCAGAACGGGCGCGATGTACCGTTGTCCACCCTCTACAAGACTTACGATTGGGTGCGCGACAATGGCTATGCCAACATGCTGTCTTGGATCGAAGCAGCCGCGAAGGCCGCTGGGCGTTGA
- a CDS encoding TIR domain-containing protein yields MFDVFLSHNGRDKRAVEELAKRLKEVAQLEPFLDRWHLIPGARWQTELEQALAECPSVAVFLGESGVSPWQHEELQLAIIHAVRTRDEYRVIPVLLPGARPEDVKGFLAQRTWVDFRSGLDDADAFNRLVAGIKGQALEGDAYRLPDEPAPYRGLLPFGREHARFFFGRDSEIQTVRDKLTQHPFVVVVGASGAGKSSLVLGGVLPRLEDAATESGRPLRIQVMTPGDQPLRALANQLATLVPPEARLVTADELTHRLATRTEAFRNAVDTLTAEQPGTFLLVVDQLEELFTHSAQEETSKDVAAFVSTLREAVEKGRDSIRVIATLRADFFERCLGLPVLRALMQDHQVLLGNLGPEALRDAIVRPAQAVGAFLEKGLAGTILKDVLQAPGTQPLLEHALYELWRARQGAWLTLSAYETSGGVSGALQRRAQSCYEALNPEEQEIARQLFLRLTALGEGTSDPDTRRRVARGELYFPGIAPERVEHVLQVLSGPETRLVTADGDTVEVAHEVLIREWPTLRGWLNKNRRELRVHRRLTEAANEWEKRRRDPSYLYTGSRLLESEEHFASSPRPMNQRERDFLEASLSHRDAQKREQDRRKRQEVRLLRLLAVVLAVATAGIFASWQRARQERDKAHSRELTSQALLSVKASPQQSLRLIQEAWNIDPNADIAGALSAWSREPGLAVFDHSASVFSAAFSPDGSRILTASHDRTVRIWDAATGAPLVTLPTYIDYLDMLMAAGFSPDGSGILTASSNGTATLWDSTSGVALATFYGHSDALRAISFSPDGSRIITASQDRTARIWDAATGRRVAILRGHSDAVVVAGFGPDGSRILTASYDGTARIWDALSGTPLITLSGHNGLIFAADFSPDGSRILTASGDKTARVWDAATGNLLATLHGHEGGVTAASFSADGSRVLTASLDGTVRIWDSSTGTFLSSLLIHTERATVRIVAKFSPDGAHILTATSKDGTARLWDTVAGKPISTFSQHSGPINAAAFSPDGTRIITASEDGTARLWVAAPDKASCILDSHSGEVFSAEFSPDGSHVLTASDDHAARIWDANSCKSQALLTGHSDMVRTARFSPDGTRIVTSSNDKTARIWSASTGKIITILQGHDDAVWSAEFSPDSTRVVTTSHDRTARIWDAATGRLLTLITTRSDPDDAIWVARFNPDSTLVITASNDKTARIWDASSGKLLAVLSGHSGQIGTAEFSPDGARVLTSSSGDGTTRLWDTVSGKPLIIISGYLGLTGKAWFSSDGSRIAAISTDGTARVWNAAAGSLIATLSKHSGQVITADFSAGGNRLLTGGVDGTARLWDIASGNPLAILSGHSGFVRAAKFSPDGSRVLTAGRDGTARLWSCWNWAPVSVQLSMASQLEAGRPHTCDAMPGVVLGP; encoded by the coding sequence ATGTTCGATGTCTTCCTGTCCCACAACGGCCGCGATAAGCGAGCCGTCGAGGAACTGGCGAAGCGATTGAAGGAAGTGGCCCAACTCGAACCCTTCCTCGACAGATGGCACCTCATTCCGGGCGCACGCTGGCAAACCGAGCTGGAGCAGGCCCTGGCCGAGTGCCCCTCGGTGGCCGTCTTCCTTGGCGAGTCCGGCGTCAGCCCCTGGCAACACGAGGAGCTGCAGTTGGCCATCATCCACGCCGTTCGCACCCGGGACGAGTACCGCGTCATCCCCGTCCTCCTGCCCGGCGCCAGACCCGAGGACGTGAAGGGGTTTCTCGCCCAGCGCACCTGGGTGGACTTCCGCTCGGGCCTCGACGACGCCGACGCCTTCAACCGACTGGTGGCCGGAATCAAGGGCCAGGCGCTCGAGGGCGATGCGTACCGATTGCCAGATGAGCCCGCGCCCTACCGGGGGCTGCTGCCTTTCGGCAGGGAGCATGCGCGCTTCTTCTTCGGCCGTGACTCCGAAATCCAGACCGTGCGCGACAAGCTGACGCAGCACCCCTTCGTCGTGGTGGTGGGGGCCTCGGGCGCCGGCAAGTCCTCGCTCGTGCTGGGCGGCGTGCTGCCACGCCTGGAGGACGCCGCGACGGAGTCGGGCCGCCCCCTGCGAATCCAGGTGATGACACCTGGAGACCAGCCCCTACGAGCCCTCGCGAACCAGCTCGCCACGCTGGTGCCTCCTGAGGCCAGGCTGGTCACCGCCGATGAGCTCACCCACCGCCTCGCCACTCGGACGGAGGCCTTCCGCAACGCAGTGGACACCCTTACCGCCGAGCAGCCGGGCACCTTCCTCCTGGTGGTGGATCAGCTCGAGGAGTTGTTCACCCACTCCGCGCAGGAGGAGACCTCGAAGGACGTCGCTGCCTTCGTCTCTACCCTGCGGGAGGCCGTCGAGAAGGGTCGAGACTCCATCCGCGTCATCGCCACCCTGCGCGCGGACTTCTTCGAGCGCTGCCTCGGCCTGCCTGTGCTGCGCGCCCTCATGCAGGACCATCAGGTGCTGCTGGGCAACCTGGGGCCTGAGGCGCTGCGCGACGCCATCGTCCGCCCCGCGCAGGCCGTTGGGGCCTTCCTGGAGAAGGGCCTGGCGGGCACCATCCTCAAGGACGTGTTGCAGGCGCCGGGCACGCAGCCCTTGCTGGAGCACGCCCTCTACGAGTTGTGGCGGGCCCGCCAGGGTGCCTGGCTGACGCTGTCCGCCTATGAGACGAGCGGGGGAGTCTCGGGTGCGCTCCAGCGGCGCGCGCAGTCCTGCTATGAGGCGCTGAATCCCGAGGAGCAGGAGATTGCTCGACAGCTCTTCCTGAGACTCACCGCCCTGGGTGAAGGTACTTCCGATCCCGATACACGACGGCGCGTGGCGCGCGGCGAGCTGTACTTTCCAGGCATCGCCCCCGAGCGTGTCGAGCACGTGCTCCAGGTGCTGTCGGGGCCGGAGACACGTCTGGTCACCGCGGATGGGGACACCGTGGAGGTGGCGCACGAGGTGCTCATCCGCGAGTGGCCCACGCTGCGCGGTTGGCTCAACAAGAACCGGCGGGAGCTGCGAGTCCACCGACGCCTGACGGAGGCGGCCAACGAGTGGGAAAAGCGTCGGCGCGACCCGAGCTACCTGTACACCGGCTCACGCCTGCTGGAATCCGAGGAGCACTTCGCGAGCAGTCCCAGGCCCATGAACCAGCGTGAGCGCGACTTCTTGGAAGCGAGCCTGTCGCACCGTGACGCACAGAAACGGGAGCAGGACAGGCGCAAGCGGCAGGAAGTCCGGCTCCTGCGCCTACTGGCCGTGGTTCTGGCGGTTGCCACAGCAGGCATCTTCGCTTCCTGGCAACGGGCGCGGCAGGAGCGGGACAAAGCCCACTCGCGAGAACTGACATCGCAAGCGTTACTAAGCGTCAAGGCGTCCCCACAGCAAAGCCTCCGCCTCATTCAAGAGGCATGGAACATCGATCCAAACGCAGATATCGCAGGGGCATTGTCTGCGTGGAGTCGTGAACCAGGACTGGCCGTTTTCGACCACTCCGCATCGGTGTTTTCGGCCGCATTTAGCCCTGACGGCTCTCGCATCCTTACCGCCAGCCATGACAGGACAGTACGCATTTGGGATGCAGCTACCGGCGCCCCCCTGGTAACCCTTCCCACCTACATTGACTATCTTGACATGTTGATGGCAGCAGGTTTCAGCCCTGACGGCTCTGGCATCCTCACCGCCAGTTCGAATGGCACAGCGACTCTTTGGGATTCAACCTCTGGAGTCGCCCTCGCCACCTTCTACGGTCACTCCGACGCATTGAGGGCAATCAGCTTTAGCCCCGATGGTTCCCGAATCATTACCGCCAGTCAGGACCGCACTGCGCGTATCTGGGACGCAGCCACGGGAAGAAGAGTCGCTATTCTCCGTGGCCACTCCGACGCGGTTGTAGTGGCCGGGTTTGGCCCCGATGGCTCCCGTATCCTCACAGCCAGCTACGACGGCACTGCGCGCATCTGGGATGCGCTCAGCGGCACTCCCCTCATCACGCTCTCCGGTCACAACGGGCTAATATTCGCGGCCGACTTCAGCCCCGACGGCTCCCGTATCCTCACAGCCAGCGGTGACAAGACGGCACGCGTGTGGGATGCGGCAACCGGCAACCTCCTCGCCACGCTCCATGGTCATGAGGGAGGAGTAACGGCGGCCTCATTCAGTGCAGATGGCTCACGCGTCCTCACTGCAAGCCTTGATGGAACAGTGCGCATTTGGGATTCGTCCACCGGCACATTTCTCTCCAGTCTCCTCATTCACACAGAACGCGCCACCGTAAGGATAGTGGCAAAGTTCAGCCCCGATGGCGCCCACATCCTCACCGCCACCAGCAAGGACGGCACCGCACGCCTTTGGGACACAGTCGCTGGCAAGCCCATCTCCACCTTCTCTCAACACTCTGGGCCAATAAATGCTGCCGCATTCAGCCCTGATGGAACTCGGATCATCACTGCCAGCGAGGACGGTACCGCACGCCTCTGGGTAGCCGCGCCCGATAAAGCTTCCTGTATTCTCGATAGCCACTCCGGCGAAGTATTTTCAGCGGAGTTCAGCCCAGATGGCTCGCACGTCCTTACTGCCAGTGACGACCATGCTGCGCGCATTTGGGACGCGAACTCCTGTAAGTCACAGGCGCTCCTCACCGGTCACTCCGATATGGTGAGAACGGCCAGGTTCAGTCCCGATGGCACTCGTATCGTCACTTCCAGTAACGACAAGACAGCACGCATCTGGAGTGCATCTACCGGAAAGATCATTACAATTCTCCAAGGTCACGACGACGCGGTGTGGTCAGCCGAATTCAGTCCCGATAGCACCCGCGTCGTCACCACCAGTCATGACAGGACAGCACGAATATGGGATGCAGCCACCGGCAGACTCCTTACTCTGATAACCACACGCTCCGACCCTGATGATGCAATTTGGGTGGCCAGGTTCAATCCCGATAGCACACTCGTCATCACTGCCAGCAATGATAAGACGGCGCGCATCTGGGATGCATCCAGCGGAAAGCTTCTTGCCGTATTGTCTGGTCATTCTGGCCAAATAGGCACAGCCGAGTTCAGCCCTGACGGCGCGAGAGTCCTCACTTCCAGCAGTGGGGATGGCACGACGCGCCTTTGGGATACGGTTTCCGGCAAGCCCCTGATAATTATTTCCGGTTACCTTGGCCTGACGGGGAAGGCCTGGTTCAGTTCTGATGGCTCCCGAATTGCAGCCATCAGCACTGACGGAACGGCGCGCGTCTGGAACGCAGCTGCCGGGAGCCTCATCGCCACACTTTCCAAGCACTCCGGCCAAGTAATCACAGCCGATTTCAGTGCTGGCGGTAATCGTCTGCTGACTGGTGGCGTAGACGGAACTGCCCGCCTTTGGGATATAGCCTCCGGCAATCCCCTCGCCATACTCTCCGGTCATTCTGGATTTGTACGGGCGGCCAAGTTCAGTCCAGACGGGTCCCGAGTCCTCACCGCTGGCAGGGATGGGACGGCACGCCTTTGGTCGTGCTGGAACTGGGCACCTGTTTCGGTCCAGCTCTCGATGGCCTCTCAACTGGAGGCAGGTCGACCTCACACCTGCGATGCGATGCCAGGAGTTGTCTTAGGCCCATAG
- a CDS encoding ISAs1 family transposase, with protein MGGLRGQQRRVLRQAHLPWSERVKDPREARGTRHGHLGLLGLVVAAFAVGKKGLKQAGQLARDVGARTRKRLGLPHSVVGSTLWRLLEQQSSDGLRETLKAQAVQVLEDPNTPRLPFPLGVVSVDGKSLWTTHQGEVEALEAVANDEEGRELWRLGALRAVLTSALAAPCLDLEFLGAKEGESPAFRQLLPRVVEAYGEHFGVVTADAGLTSARNAALVREADKHYCFGLKGNQPTLHEYAMRAIASKQCPARSRTEERAHGKTVVRELWTHALAPDEVDFPGARLLLLVRQQHWDDDDNLLEEDYRYFVTSLDTTVFNFHQLLRLVRVHWGIENRHNWTLDVVLGEDARQPCRPTRTALEVVAWLRALALNLLACFRARLSPEGRHLVEWARACELLRDSLVHGRRPQEACLPAA; from the coding sequence ATGGGTGGACTTCGAGGACAACAGCGGCGTGTGCTGCGGCAGGCGCACCTGCCCTGGAGTGAACGGGTGAAGGACCCGCGCGAGGCCCGGGGCACGCGTCATGGGCACCTGGGCCTACTGGGGCTGGTGGTGGCGGCCTTCGCGGTGGGCAAGAAGGGGCTGAAGCAGGCCGGGCAACTGGCCCGGGACGTGGGGGCCCGGACGAGAAAGCGACTGGGGCTGCCGCACTCAGTGGTGGGCTCGACGCTCTGGCGCCTGCTGGAGCAGCAGTCGTCGGACGGCCTGCGCGAGACGCTGAAGGCCCAGGCGGTGCAAGTGCTGGAGGACCCGAACACGCCACGCCTGCCTTTTCCCCTGGGCGTGGTGAGCGTGGATGGCAAGAGCCTGTGGACGACGCACCAGGGGGAGGTGGAGGCGCTGGAGGCCGTCGCCAACGACGAGGAGGGCCGCGAACTCTGGAGGCTGGGCGCGCTGCGGGCGGTGCTCACCAGCGCGCTGGCGGCGCCCTGCCTGGACCTGGAATTCCTCGGCGCCAAGGAGGGAGAGTCTCCGGCCTTCCGCCAGTTGCTGCCCCGCGTGGTAGAGGCGTATGGCGAGCACTTCGGGGTGGTGACGGCCGACGCGGGGCTGACGTCCGCGCGGAATGCGGCCCTGGTGCGAGAGGCGGATAAGCACTACTGCTTCGGGCTGAAGGGCAACCAGCCCACCCTTCACGAGTACGCCATGCGGGCCATCGCCTCCAAGCAGTGCCCGGCCCGCTCGCGCACCGAGGAACGGGCGCATGGCAAGACGGTGGTGCGCGAGCTGTGGACGCACGCGCTGGCGCCCGACGAGGTGGACTTCCCCGGAGCGCGCCTGTTGCTGCTGGTGCGTCAGCAGCACTGGGATGACGACGACAACCTCCTCGAAGAGGACTACCGTTACTTCGTCACCTCGCTGGACACCACCGTCTTCAACTTCCACCAACTGCTGCGGCTGGTGCGGGTGCACTGGGGCATCGAGAACCGACACAACTGGACTCTCGACGTCGTTCTGGGCGAGGACGCGCGTCAGCCCTGCCGCCCGACGCGCACGGCCCTGGAGGTGGTGGCCTGGCTGCGGGCGTTGGCCCTCAACCTGCTGGCCTGCTTCAGAGCGCGTCTGTCTCCGGAAGGCCGCCACCTCGTTGAGTGGGCACGCGCGTGCGAACTGCTTCGCGACAGCCTCGTCCATGGACGAAGGCCGCAGGAGGCGTGCCTCCCAGCTGCATGA
- a CDS encoding TIR domain-containing protein, which yields MPQSIFLSYVYEDHNHRDDVIRWCQGGRLGSNMVTVTESEDVRHLGQTAIENHLKPKIRGASIVLCLVGQNTHNHDWVRYELAVATSLNKRVFLARIPGTTGAPPQGFGQLLPIPLNPEAIAKALA from the coding sequence ATGCCTCAATCTATCTTCCTCAGCTACGTGTACGAAGACCACAATCACCGAGACGATGTCATCCGCTGGTGCCAAGGGGGACGGTTGGGCTCCAACATGGTCACGGTGACGGAGAGTGAGGATGTAAGGCACCTGGGACAGACCGCCATCGAGAACCATCTGAAGCCCAAGATCCGGGGCGCTTCTATTGTACTCTGCCTAGTGGGCCAGAATACGCACAACCATGACTGGGTGCGATACGAGTTGGCGGTCGCCACCTCGCTCAACAAAAGGGTGTTCCTGGCGAGGATACCAGGTACTACTGGCGCTCCCCCCCAGGGCTTTGGACAACTCCTCCCCATCCCGCTGAACCCGGAGGCCATCGCCAAGGCCCTGGCATGA